The following are encoded together in the Ictalurus punctatus breed USDA103 chromosome 1, Coco_2.0, whole genome shotgun sequence genome:
- the LOC108271369 gene encoding uncharacterized protein C9orf152, translating to MASACCPHWPCPCDQLLKSAHFGEETRHEQEEHTDSISLPTNMDIALLQEQYNSIREKQKRETRVICFAKAPSTNEEISGKSLVNVVPLRQARHTLMRQASVQEPQFDVVTDPDNATWRTHLGMYRKTCLIPDTSQSQPCDHKTSTGDSTSTSTDNTMHSVEVTDSSDQLSEDCEGYANQHHLSNKLQEDCGSEGFRKFSAPAVLSRQLSCGSSRSTHTPMSPYYPFPQLKCPRKSEAARRLGLYSSF from the exons ATGGCGTCTGCGTGCTGCCCTCACTGGCCGTGTCCGTGTGATCAGCTCCTCAAGTCGGCACATTTCGGAGAGGAAACGAGGCACGAGCAGGAGGAACACACCGACTCCATTTCCCTGCCGACAAACATGGACATAGCGCTTTTACAAGAGCAGTACAACTCCATCAGGGAGAAGCAGAAACGTGAAACCAGGGTGATTTGTTTTGCGAAAG CACCATCCACCAATGAGGAGATCTCTGGCAAATCCCTGGTCAACGTGGTTCCCTTGCGACAGGCCCGACACACCCTTATGAGGCAGGCATCTGTCCAAGAACCTCAGTTTGACGTTGTCACAGATCCAGACAATGCCACGTGGCGCACACACCTGGGAATGTACCGTAAGACCTGCTTGATTCCTGACACCAGTCAATCTCAACCCTGTGACCACAAGACTAGCACTGGAGACTCAACATCAACTTCTACTGATAACACAATGCACAGTGTGGAGGTCACAGATTCAAGCGATCAGTTATCTGAGGACTGTGAAGGTTACGCCAATCAACATCATCTCAGCAACAAACTGCAGGAGGATTGTGGATCTGAGGGTTTCAGAAAGTTCTCTGCACCTGCAGTGTTGTCCAGACAGTTGAGCTGTGGGAGTTCCCGGTCCACTCATACTCCCATGAGTCCATACTACCCCTTCCCCCAGCTCAAATGTCCCAGGAAGTCTGAGGCGGCACGCAGGCTTGGGCTTTACTCTTCATTCTGA